The Tubulanus polymorphus chromosome 1, tnTubPoly1.2, whole genome shotgun sequence genome contains a region encoding:
- the LOC141914763 gene encoding mediator of RNA polymerase II transcription subunit 29-like, giving the protein MAGTGVPQMAPMHQMPPMQNPMQNPLHQQPPGPPQQHLQAQQQQQQVAEVDPVIKVRLLIPRLKESLSNLMKIAAQNFHHNAQVDNCSKSEAPLQRFDKSLEEFYSMCDQIEINLRLAVECNNLNTDSMKNTPVPVHSGKQDLPPPGQEMQSYPQFIGTIKQQISCAKEIHDSLLDCAKKIQANIDRPV; this is encoded by the exons ATGGCTGGGACCGGCGTACCGCAAATGGCTCCAATGCATCAAATGCCTCCAATGCAGAACCCGATGCAAAATCCTCTCCACCAGCAACCGCCCGGGCCTCCGCAACAACATTTACAAgcccagcagcagcaacaacaggTCGCCGAAGTCGATCCAGTTATTAAAGTACGACTCTTAATTCCACGATTAAAAGAGTCGCTTTCT AATCTCATGAAAATTGCTGCGCAGAACTTTCATCACAATGCACAAGTTGACAATTGTTC AAAAAGTGAAGCACCACTACAAAGATTTGACAAAAGCCTGGAAGAATTTTATTCAATGTGTGACCAAATTGAAATTAACTTG AGGTTAGCAGTTGAGTGTAATAATCTGAACACGGATAGTATGAAGAATACACCCGTACCTGTTCATTCGGGCAAGCAGGACTTACCTCCACCTGGTCAAGAAATGCAGAGTTATCCCCAGTTTATTGGAACGATTAAACAACAAATATCGTGCGCAAAAGAAATACATGACTCGTTGTTGGACTGTGCGAAAAAAATTCAGGCTAACATCGATCGACCCGTTTGA